From the Candidatus Nomurabacteria bacterium genome, one window contains:
- the tsaE gene encoding tRNA (adenosine(37)-N6)-threonylcarbamoyltransferase complex ATPase subunit type 1 TsaE, whose translation MKRVFEIDEIKEVADELLDIVKQSAKNNSATLVALSGELGAGKTTLTQAFARGIGIKEDVLSPTFVLMRIYKIDDKKLGKIFEHLIHIDAYRIEDEKELLTLGWQEILKNDKNLILIEWPEKVSGIIPESAIHVKILHKGERIREIEISKQ comes from the coding sequence ATGAAAAGAGTATTTGAGATTGATGAAATAAAAGAAGTTGCTGACGAGCTTTTAGATATAGTAAAACAAAGCGCTAAAAATAATTCCGCGACACTTGTAGCGCTTTCAGGAGAGCTTGGTGCAGGTAAGACCACACTTACACAGGCATTTGCACGCGGAATTGGTATCAAAGAAGATGTTCTATCGCCAACATTTGTTTTGATGCGAATATACAAAATTGATGATAAAAAACTCGGTAAGATTTTTGAGCATTTGATACACATTGACGCCTATAGAATAGAAGATGAAAAAGAGCTGTTAACTCTTGGCTGGCAGGAAATATTAAAAAATGATAAAAACTTAATTTTGATTGAGTGGCCAGAGAAGGTAAGTGGAATAATTCCCGAAAGTGCTATTCATGTAAAAATCTTACACAAAGGAGAAAGAATTAGAGAAATAGAAATCTCAAAACAATAA
- the dnaA gene encoding chromosomal replication initiator protein DnaA encodes MGENKQLWETCLSEIEQSVSRANFSTWFKNTSITKQDSGTAYVGVPNEFVKDWLFNKYHKLILKTLMNHSEHVRGVEFVIVKHDIRQKIEEVEQKSMLNKELPLADLYINKEDNLNPRYIFDGFIVGGFNELAFAASQAIVSKPGTSYNPFFVYGGTGLGKTHLIQAIGNTIKTKYPEKRVHYITLEKFATDLITSFQTNKANSFKEKYRKYDVLIIDDIQFVGKMEKTQEELFHTFNTFYENNKQIIFSSDKHPNYIPGLEDRMKSRFQAGMIIDIGEPEYEARLAILKAKVRDQGVPINDDVVDFIASSINGSIRELEGSLNAIVCQTRLKNKEISLTEAKNLIKNNIRPKKSVSIDEVVKIVTQFYNIDEATVYEKTRRKEIVKTRQMIMYLLREDFNVSYPLIGQKLGGKDHTTVIHSFLKIKEDLKTNQTLVQELEQIRVMFK; translated from the coding sequence ATGGGAGAAAATAAACAACTTTGGGAAACATGCCTATCTGAGATTGAACAGTCTGTTTCTAGGGCTAATTTCAGCACTTGGTTTAAAAATACTTCTATTACTAAACAAGATTCGGGAACTGCTTATGTTGGAGTACCTAATGAATTTGTTAAAGATTGGCTTTTCAATAAATACCATAAATTGATATTAAAAACTCTTATGAATCACTCCGAACATGTTCGAGGTGTTGAATTTGTAATAGTAAAACACGATATAAGACAAAAAATAGAAGAGGTTGAACAAAAATCTATGTTAAATAAAGAATTGCCTTTAGCAGATCTTTATATAAACAAAGAGGATAATTTAAACCCTAGGTATATATTCGATGGTTTTATAGTTGGAGGTTTCAATGAATTAGCTTTTGCTGCTTCACAAGCTATTGTAAGTAAACCAGGAACAAGTTATAACCCATTTTTCGTATATGGAGGAACAGGGCTTGGTAAAACACACTTAATTCAAGCAATAGGGAACACAATAAAGACAAAATACCCTGAAAAAAGAGTACATTACATAACCCTTGAAAAATTTGCCACAGATTTAATAACTTCTTTTCAAACAAATAAAGCAAACTCTTTCAAAGAGAAATATAGGAAGTATGATGTTTTAATAATTGATGATATTCAGTTTGTAGGGAAGATGGAAAAGACCCAAGAAGAGCTTTTCCACACTTTTAACACTTTCTACGAGAACAATAAACAAATAATATTTTCTTCAGATAAACATCCAAACTATATTCCTGGTCTAGAAGATCGTATGAAGTCTAGATTCCAAGCTGGAATGATTATTGATATAGGTGAGCCAGAATATGAAGCAAGACTAGCTATACTTAAAGCCAAGGTAAGAGATCAGGGTGTTCCTATAAATGACGATGTTGTAGATTTTATAGCTTCATCTATAAATGGATCTATTCGAGAACTTGAAGGAAGTTTGAACGCTATTGTTTGTCAAACTAGGTTGAAAAATAAAGAGATTTCATTAACAGAAGCTAAAAATCTAATAAAAAACAACATTAGACCTAAGAAAAGTGTTTCTATAGATGAAGTAGTTAAGATTGTTACTCAATTTTACAATATAGATGAAGCTACAGTTTATGAAAAAACACGCAGAAAAGAGATTGTTAAAACCAGACAGATGATAATGTATCTTCTTCGTGAGGATTTTAATGTTTCATATCCTCTAATAGGTCAAAAATTGGGCGGTAAGGATCATACAACAGTTATACATTCATTCTTGAAGATAAAAGAAGATTTAAAAACAAACCAAACTCTTGTACAAGAATTAGAACAGATAAGAGTTATGTTTAAATAA
- the ruvB gene encoding Holliday junction branch migration DNA helicase RuvB, whose protein sequence is MEDKIQNTDTRLDLTLRPRNWEEYIGQEQIKENLRILLTAAKERNHPAEHILFYGPPGLGKTTLAHLIAKETNRQIKITSGPAIEKVGDLASILTNLSPGDILFIDEIHRLNKMVEEVLYPAMESGILDIIIGKGPSARTIQLDLPAFTLIAATTRIALLSAPLRSRFSGGTFRLEFYKEEEISKIIYRSAKILGVTLDDEAVSEIAKRSRFTPRTANYFLKRVRDYGQVHKKDLDKKTVFLALSLLGIDELGLSEVDRSVLTTIIEKFDGGPVGLNTIAAATSEEDATIEEVVEPYLIQRGLLDRTPRGRVATKKAYEHLGFEYKEIDQGKLI, encoded by the coding sequence ATGGAAGATAAAATCCAAAATACAGACACTAGGCTTGATCTAACACTGCGGCCCAGAAACTGGGAAGAGTACATAGGCCAAGAACAGATCAAAGAAAATTTGAGGATTTTACTTACAGCAGCAAAGGAAAGAAACCACCCAGCGGAGCATATATTGTTTTATGGGCCACCTGGACTTGGAAAAACAACACTTGCACATCTAATAGCAAAAGAAACTAATAGGCAAATAAAAATAACATCTGGCCCAGCCATAGAAAAGGTTGGTGATCTTGCTTCTATACTTACAAATCTTTCTCCTGGTGATATTTTATTTATCGACGAAATACATCGACTAAACAAAATGGTTGAGGAGGTTCTATACCCTGCTATGGAATCTGGGATACTAGATATCATAATAGGTAAAGGTCCATCTGCTCGCACAATACAACTTGATCTGCCTGCATTTACACTTATCGCAGCAACAACTCGCATTGCATTACTATCTGCTCCACTTAGATCAAGATTCTCCGGAGGAACATTTAGATTGGAATTTTATAAAGAAGAAGAGATATCAAAGATAATATATAGATCTGCAAAAATACTTGGAGTAACACTAGACGATGAGGCTGTATCTGAAATTGCAAAAAGAAGTCGTTTTACACCTCGCACAGCAAACTATTTTCTAAAAAGAGTTAGAGATTACGGACAGGTCCATAAAAAAGATTTGGACAAAAAAACTGTTTTTTTAGCACTTTCTCTACTTGGTATAGATGAACTTGGTTTATCAGAAGTAGATAGATCTGTACTCACTACTATTATAGAAAAATTCGACGGGGGGCCGGTTGGTCTAAATACAATTGCAGCAGCAACAAGCGAAGAAGACGCAACCATAGAAGAGGTTGTAGAACCATATCTAATACAAAGAGGTTTACTTGATAGAACACCACGAGGAAGAGTTGCTACAAAAAAAGCATATGAACATTTGGGTTTTGAATATAAAGAAATAGATCAGGGTAAGTTGATATAA
- a CDS encoding tyrosine--tRNA ligase → MKVIVDEVKIDEILSRGVHEVFTKEDLKNKLMSGKQLHIKLGTDVTGAFLHLGHSVLHRKVRDFQELGHKVTLIVGDFTTLVGDHSDKVDMRADITEEQIKKNQKGWEKQFYKTIIKESSKIRNNSDWLKKLTFKDVLNLTKQFTVSQMLDRETFLLRYNSGKPIGLDEFLYPLMQGYDSVAIKCDVEIGATDQTFNLLAGRRLMESFSMKPQSALIMKLLVGSDGRPMGKSLQNFIAIGEDPNEMYGKIMSIVDSVIFEYFELVTRVPMNKIEEMKKAVSDGANPMIYKKILAREIVSFYHGEKAAEKAESSFENTFSKGEIPEDIKKVTVKIKMPLVDILIKNGMVSSKSEFRRLIEEGAIKFFVNTEERKIIDPQTLVEGDGAIKIGKKRFIHITVQKK, encoded by the coding sequence ATGAAAGTTATAGTAGATGAAGTAAAAATAGATGAAATATTAAGCCGCGGAGTTCATGAGGTTTTTACAAAAGAAGATCTAAAAAATAAATTAATGAGCGGTAAACAACTGCATATAAAACTCGGTACAGATGTAACTGGAGCATTTTTACATTTGGGGCACTCTGTTTTACATAGAAAAGTTAGGGATTTTCAAGAACTAGGACATAAAGTAACTTTAATTGTGGGTGATTTTACAACGCTGGTTGGAGATCATTCTGATAAGGTTGATATGAGAGCAGACATAACCGAAGAGCAAATAAAAAAAAATCAAAAAGGTTGGGAGAAGCAGTTTTATAAAACAATCATAAAAGAATCTTCAAAAATTAGAAACAACTCAGATTGGCTTAAAAAACTTACTTTTAAAGATGTTTTAAATCTAACAAAACAATTTACTGTATCTCAGATGCTTGACCGAGAAACTTTTCTACTTAGATACAATTCTGGAAAACCAATAGGTTTAGATGAATTTTTATACCCACTTATGCAAGGATATGATTCTGTCGCAATAAAGTGCGATGTAGAGATTGGAGCAACAGACCAAACCTTCAACCTTTTAGCAGGGAGAAGACTTATGGAATCTTTTTCCATGAAACCACAATCTGCTTTAATAATGAAGCTCTTGGTTGGAAGTGACGGAAGACCAATGGGGAAAAGTTTACAAAACTTTATTGCAATTGGAGAAGACCCAAATGAAATGTACGGAAAAATAATGTCTATTGTTGATTCTGTAATATTTGAATATTTTGAACTCGTAACAAGAGTTCCAATGAATAAAATAGAGGAGATGAAAAAAGCTGTTTCAGATGGAGCAAACCCAATGATATATAAAAAAATACTCGCAAGAGAAATAGTAAGTTTTTATCATGGAGAAAAAGCTGCAGAAAAAGCTGAAAGTAGTTTTGAAAACACTTTTAGTAAAGGAGAAATACCAGAAGATATAAAAAAAGTCACTGTAAAAATAAAAATGCCTCTTGTTGATATTTTGATCAAGAACGGCATGGTATCTTCAAAATCAGAATTCAGAAGGCTTATTGAAGAGGGTGCAATAAAATTTTTTGTAAACACAGAAGAAAGAAAAATAATTGATCCTCAAACACTAGTAGAGGGTGATGGTGCTATAAAAATAGGTAAAAAAAGATTTATTCACATAACTGTCCAGAAAAAATAA
- the rpmH gene encoding 50S ribosomal protein L34: MSQTYQPKKKKRAKTHGFRNRIKSKNGKKILTRRRQKGRAKLTV, encoded by the coding sequence ATGTCACAAACATACCAACCAAAGAAGAAAAAGAGAGCCAAAACTCACGGTTTTCGAAACAGAATAAAGTCAAAAAACGGTAAAAAAATACTTACCCGAAGACGTCAAAAAGGCAGAGCAAAGCTAACTGTATAG
- a CDS encoding type II/IV secretion system protein, whose amino-acid sequence MIQFDEDKQNKRLEDLKYQEEEDLVRILSAAKYNIPYIDLSTTTIENEALRIVPEKTARAVEIAPFKVLGKNLHIAVRSPVRDDLSQVIEDIKSQNYNPILYMASLASLEKAWSRYGEISFASVSRTGGLDISAEALLDIANKVHNIDDVAKTVEDASTDNKTHKLSHMLEIILGGAIAIKASDIHIEPGEQNVQVRFRLDGVLQNILTFPHETYKLVNSRIKLISGLKLVIKSVAQDGRFSIFQSDGTEISMRVSIIPGAYGESIVMRILDPKSIQVKLDELGIPKKLLSLMENEIAKPNGLILITGPTGSGKTTTLYAFLRKIYSPEIKVITIEDPIEYHLAGITQTQVEKNYTFLEGLRSALRQDPDVIMVGEIRDSETAKIAVESALTGHLVFSTLHTNNAGGVIPRLIDLEVNPKILVSALRLSIAQRLVRKLCQNCKAEDVLSPEDEVLIRKILTGINTEGKKVEEFSIDPNQPLKIWKAVGCDKCNKTGYKGRMGIYEAIQTDESIEKIIPENPSEREIKRVAHAQGTLDMKEDGIIKVLTGITSLSEVKSVVELDEE is encoded by the coding sequence ATGATTCAATTTGATGAAGATAAGCAAAATAAACGACTTGAAGACCTTAAATACCAAGAAGAGGAGGACTTGGTTCGTATTCTTTCTGCAGCTAAATACAATATTCCCTATATAGATCTATCTACAACAACTATTGAGAACGAGGCCCTTCGCATTGTTCCTGAAAAAACTGCTCGTGCAGTTGAAATTGCGCCATTCAAAGTGCTTGGAAAAAATCTACACATTGCGGTTAGATCCCCTGTTAGAGATGACTTATCTCAAGTTATTGAAGATATAAAAAGTCAAAATTATAATCCAATTTTATATATGGCTTCGCTTGCATCGTTAGAAAAAGCTTGGTCTAGATATGGAGAAATATCTTTTGCATCTGTGTCACGTACAGGTGGATTAGATATTTCAGCAGAAGCCCTGCTAGATATTGCAAATAAAGTTCACAATATAGATGATGTTGCAAAAACAGTAGAAGATGCGTCGACTGACAACAAAACCCATAAACTATCTCACATGCTTGAGATAATACTTGGTGGGGCTATTGCTATAAAAGCATCTGATATACATATAGAGCCAGGAGAACAAAATGTCCAAGTTAGATTTAGGTTAGACGGTGTTTTGCAAAACATACTTACATTCCCCCACGAAACATACAAGCTTGTAAATTCTCGTATAAAACTTATATCTGGACTGAAGCTCGTAATAAAAAGTGTTGCTCAAGACGGTCGCTTTAGTATATTCCAGTCTGATGGGACTGAGATATCAATGCGTGTTTCAATTATCCCTGGAGCATATGGTGAATCAATTGTAATGCGTATACTTGATCCAAAATCAATTCAAGTAAAACTAGATGAGCTTGGAATTCCAAAAAAACTTCTATCTCTTATGGAAAATGAGATTGCAAAACCAAACGGACTCATACTTATCACTGGTCCAACTGGATCTGGTAAAACCACAACACTATATGCATTCCTGCGAAAAATATACTCTCCAGAAATAAAAGTTATTACAATCGAAGACCCTATAGAATATCACCTTGCTGGAATTACTCAAACACAAGTTGAAAAAAATTATACATTTCTAGAAGGACTCCGTTCTGCACTTCGCCAAGACCCAGACGTAATAATGGTTGGAGAAATTCGTGACTCTGAAACTGCAAAAATCGCAGTAGAATCAGCTCTAACCGGACACTTGGTTTTCTCTACACTACACACAAACAATGCAGGTGGTGTGATCCCTCGTCTTATAGACCTAGAGGTAAACCCAAAAATTCTTGTGTCTGCACTGAGACTTTCTATTGCTCAGCGTCTTGTTAGAAAACTTTGCCAGAACTGTAAAGCAGAAGATGTTCTATCTCCTGAAGACGAAGTTTTAATTAGAAAAATTCTCACTGGAATAAATACAGAAGGTAAAAAAGTAGAAGAATTTAGCATTGACCCAAACCAACCACTGAAAATATGGAAAGCTGTTGGTTGCGACAAATGCAATAAAACTGGATACAAGGGGCGTATGGGAATATATGAAGCAATTCAGACTGATGAGTCTATAGAGAAAATAATTCCTGAAAATCCGAGTGAGCGCGAAATAAAAAGAGTTGCTCATGCACAAGGAACACTCGACATGAAGGAGGATGGAATAATAAAAGTACTTACTGGTATTACAAGTTTATCTGAAGTGAAAAGTGTGGTGGAGTTGGATGAAGAATAA
- a CDS encoding penicillin-binding protein yields the protein MNKLHINHKKRSILFITATFFVLFCSIGAIWLSSIELPDFKSFEERKIARSTKIYDRTGEILLYDVHQDFRRTVIPYEQMGENVKNATIAIEDSSFYEHNGIRPTSIIRAVIANIFSGNFSQGGSTITQQVIKNTLLTTEKTITRKFKEWILAIKLDGVMSKDEILAVYLNDAPYGGSIYGVQEASKTFFNKNPIDLTLAEAAYLAAIPKAPTYYSPFGQHRDKLDARKNTVLSRMLEIGMIDETAYQTAKEEVVEFKISEGKGIKAPHFVFFIKEYLEEQYGQDIVENGGLKVITTLDYSLQEQAEEIVKRNALKNEIDWNASNASMVAIDPKTGQILVMVGSRDYFDKEIDGNFNIATAQRQPGSSFKPFVYATALKEGYTANTVLFDVPTEFQGGCNAYGVALSGNSQSDCYSPDNYDGKYVGPINLRNSLGQSRNVTSVKLLYLAGVQDSITTARTMGITTLTNASVYGLTLVLGGGEVSLLDMVSSYGVFANEGIRNPYNGILKIEDHDGQVLEEFKENPTSALDSNVALTISDILADNVARTPLFGSNSFMVFPGYEVAAKTGTTNNNKDAWLVGYTPSIVVGVWSGNNDNTPMKKGSSISGPMWHEFMNIALKAIPQEDFEKPIIENDPSVLKPILRGEWMGGESYTIDTISGKLATEFTPQETRKELVVTNVHDILHWVNKTNPRGPIPENPSDDSQYIRWETTVQDWWIKNKYLYNSVSIDEIPTTYDNIHTEKNIPEASFINPKNGVQYSQTLPLSVGLDYKGNYSFQKFDIFIDNIFLGSSTTKDFTFIPSENNISKGNHNLRVVVYDTVYNKQDLSISLDIN from the coding sequence ATGAATAAACTCCATATAAATCATAAAAAAAGAAGTATTTTATTTATAACCGCGACATTTTTTGTGCTCTTTTGTTCTATTGGAGCGATTTGGCTTTCTAGTATAGAGTTACCAGACTTTAAGTCTTTTGAGGAGCGTAAAATTGCTCGATCTACAAAGATATATGACAGAACCGGTGAAATTCTATTATATGACGTACACCAAGACTTTAGACGAACTGTTATACCTTATGAACAGATGGGTGAGAATGTAAAAAACGCAACTATAGCAATAGAAGACTCTTCTTTTTATGAACACAATGGAATTAGACCTACATCTATTATTAGAGCAGTTATTGCTAATATTTTTAGTGGAAATTTTTCACAAGGAGGTTCTACTATAACCCAACAGGTAATAAAAAATACTTTACTTACAACAGAAAAGACAATAACTAGAAAATTCAAAGAATGGATTTTGGCTATAAAACTCGACGGGGTTATGAGTAAAGATGAAATATTGGCTGTTTATCTAAATGATGCTCCTTATGGGGGAAGTATTTATGGAGTACAAGAAGCTTCAAAAACGTTTTTTAATAAAAATCCTATAGATCTTACATTGGCAGAAGCTGCTTATTTGGCTGCAATACCAAAAGCACCTACTTATTATTCACCTTTTGGACAACATAGAGATAAATTAGATGCTAGAAAAAATACTGTTCTTTCTAGAATGTTGGAAATAGGAATGATAGATGAGACTGCTTATCAAACAGCAAAAGAAGAAGTCGTTGAATTTAAAATATCAGAAGGTAAGGGTATAAAAGCACCTCATTTTGTGTTTTTTATAAAAGAATATTTAGAAGAACAATATGGACAAGATATTGTAGAAAATGGAGGCTTAAAAGTTATTACTACACTAGATTATTCTCTACAAGAACAAGCCGAGGAGATTGTTAAGAGAAATGCTCTAAAAAATGAAATTGATTGGAATGCTAGTAATGCGAGTATGGTTGCAATAGATCCCAAAACAGGCCAAATACTGGTTATGGTTGGCTCAAGAGATTATTTTGATAAAGAAATAGATGGGAATTTTAATATAGCTACAGCACAAAGACAGCCAGGGTCATCATTTAAACCTTTTGTGTATGCAACAGCATTAAAAGAGGGATATACAGCAAATACAGTTCTTTTTGATGTCCCAACTGAATTCCAAGGTGGTTGTAATGCATACGGAGTTGCTTTATCTGGAAATAGTCAGTCAGATTGTTACAGCCCGGACAACTATGATGGTAAATATGTTGGGCCTATAAATCTTAGAAATTCACTTGGTCAATCAAGAAACGTTACCTCTGTTAAGCTTTTGTATTTAGCGGGCGTACAAGACTCTATAACAACAGCTAGAACTATGGGTATAACAACACTCACAAATGCTAGTGTTTATGGCTTAACGCTCGTACTGGGAGGCGGAGAGGTTAGTTTACTTGATATGGTCTCAAGTTATGGAGTTTTTGCAAATGAAGGTATTAGAAACCCTTACAATGGAATATTGAAAATAGAAGATCATGATGGGCAGGTTTTAGAAGAATTCAAAGAAAACCCAACAAGTGCGCTTGATAGTAATGTAGCACTTACTATTTCAGACATATTGGCAGATAATGTTGCAAGAACACCTCTTTTTGGCTCAAATTCATTTATGGTATTCCCTGGTTATGAAGTAGCAGCAAAAACAGGTACCACAAATAACAATAAAGACGCATGGTTAGTTGGATACACACCTTCTATAGTTGTTGGTGTATGGTCTGGAAACAACGACAACACTCCTATGAAAAAAGGATCTTCTATATCTGGTCCAATGTGGCATGAATTTATGAATATAGCTTTAAAAGCTATTCCTCAAGAAGATTTTGAAAAACCTATAATCGAAAATGACCCTAGTGTATTGAAACCAATACTTAGAGGTGAGTGGATGGGTGGAGAAAGTTATACAATCGACACTATATCAGGTAAATTAGCTACAGAATTTACACCCCAAGAAACAAGAAAAGAACTTGTAGTTACAAATGTTCACGATATATTACACTGGGTAAATAAAACTAATCCTAGAGGACCTATACCAGAAAATCCTAGTGATGATTCACAATACATACGCTGGGAAACAACAGTGCAAGATTGGTGGATAAAAAACAAATATTTATATAACAGTGTTTCTATAGATGAAATACCTACAACCTATGACAATATACATACAGAAAAAAATATTCCTGAAGCATCTTTTATAAATCCTAAAAATGGTGTTCAATATTCTCAAACACTACCTTTAAGTGTAGGTTTGGATTATAAAGGAAATTATTCTTTTCAGAAATTTGATATTTTTATAGATAATATATTTTTAGGATCTAGTACTACAAAAGATTTTACATTTATACCTTCAGAAAATAATATCTCAAAAGGAAATCACAATTTAAGAGTAGTTGTTTATGATACTGTTTACAATAAACAAGATTTATCTATTTCTTTAGATATAAATTAG
- a CDS encoding crossover junction endodeoxyribonuclease RuvC has protein sequence MKKEKNPWCIQSVLRQIKKILSRKDFFDWKTGRFFKYKPEYLSIEKLYMTVNQKTAMNVAEARGVVIYESQKSNIPIYEFTPMEIKMAVTGFGKATKNDVAKMVPKLIVLENKKMKDDEIDAIAIALTLSATIRYRNM, from the coding sequence ATGAAAAAGGAAAAGAATCCTTGGTGTATTCAGAGTGTTTTGAGACAAATAAAAAAGATTCTTTCTCGGAAAGACTTTTTTGATTGGAAAACAGGTCGCTTTTTTAAATATAAACCAGAATATTTAAGTATTGAAAAATTATATATGACAGTTAATCAAAAAACAGCCATGAATGTAGCTGAGGCACGTGGCGTAGTCATATATGAATCACAAAAATCCAATATTCCCATATACGAATTTACTCCTATGGAAATAAAGATGGCGGTAACAGGTTTCGGCAAGGCCACAAAAAACGATGTAGCAAAAATGGTCCCTAAATTAATAGTTTTAGAAAACAAGAAAATGAAAGATGATGAAATAGACGCTATTGCAATAGCCCTAACCCTGTCTGCAACAATTAGATATAGAAATATGTAA
- a CDS encoding ribonuclease P protein component, whose product MFPKSQKISKKSPIFKEKSGFFGLYNRITIKNSLNLKAKIAIVVSKKVLNKAVDRNRLKRIIYHYLRPKNKDISNKEIVIFIKGPIPEKPSVLLEDIEKTLINALKKAK is encoded by the coding sequence ATGTTTCCTAAATCCCAAAAGATTTCAAAAAAATCCCCTATTTTCAAGGAAAAATCAGGTTTTTTTGGTCTTTATAATAGAATTACTATCAAAAATAGCCTTAATTTAAAGGCCAAAATAGCTATTGTTGTATCTAAAAAGGTTTTAAATAAAGCTGTAGACAGAAATAGATTAAAAAGAATAATATATCACTATTTAAGGCCTAAAAATAAGGATATTTCTAATAAAGAGATCGTTATTTTCATAAAAGGCCCAATACCAGAAAAACCTAGTGTTTTACTAGAAGATATAGAAAAAACCCTTATAAATGCACTTAAAAAAGCAAAATAA
- the dnaN gene encoding DNA polymerase III subunit beta — MNITTSAKRIKQAIQLTERITGKNLTLPILSSILIIASGKTLKFRSTNLSLGIEVDIPVKVNKEGVVAVRGDVLSQIFSTVSDNEDIELKQENDNLVIITKNNQLLIKSSSYEDFPTIPVVSGDKHTLNSKKIVEGIKAVVYSCSTSDIKPEMASVYIYSEDENLVFVATDSFRLAEKKIKSKHSTDFSPILIPFKNINEIVRILETTNEDVECVISKNQISFIFDGIYITSRIIDGVFPDYKQIIPKNFTTEVVLLRQDFLNALKISNIFSDKFNQITFNIDPKNKICELNARNNDIGENKTKIDATIEGESISMSFNYRYIIDCFQSINQDSITLKFNGTNKPLIIKGGSDQTFIYLVMPMNR, encoded by the coding sequence ATGAATATAACTACTAGTGCAAAAAGAATAAAACAAGCAATCCAATTAACAGAGAGAATTACAGGTAAAAATCTAACTTTACCTATTTTAAGTTCTATTCTTATAATTGCTTCTGGTAAAACACTTAAGTTTAGATCAACAAACCTAAGTTTAGGTATAGAGGTTGATATTCCTGTAAAGGTTAACAAAGAAGGTGTTGTAGCTGTAAGAGGTGATGTTTTATCGCAGATTTTCTCAACAGTTTCAGACAATGAAGATATAGAACTAAAACAAGAAAATGATAATTTGGTAATAATAACTAAAAATAACCAATTATTGATTAAATCTAGCTCATATGAGGATTTTCCAACAATACCTGTTGTTTCTGGGGATAAACACACTTTAAATTCAAAGAAAATAGTTGAAGGTATAAAAGCTGTTGTTTATAGTTGTTCAACATCTGATATAAAACCTGAAATGGCTAGTGTTTATATATATTCTGAGGATGAAAATTTAGTTTTTGTTGCCACAGACTCATTCAGACTTGCAGAAAAAAAGATAAAATCAAAACATAGTACAGATTTTTCCCCAATTCTTATACCTTTTAAGAATATAAATGAAATAGTGCGAATACTTGAGACTACAAACGAGGATGTAGAATGTGTTATTAGTAAAAATCAAATATCTTTTATTTTTGATGGTATTTATATAACCTCAAGAATAATAGATGGTGTTTTCCCAGATTATAAACAAATAATTCCAAAAAACTTTACAACAGAAGTTGTTTTATTGAGACAAGATTTCCTAAATGCTTTAAAAATATCAAATATTTTTTCTGATAAATTTAATCAAATAACTTTCAATATAGATCCTAAAAATAAAATATGTGAATTGAATGCTAGAAATAATGATATAGGAGAAAATAAAACTAAAATTGATGCGACTATAGAAGGTGAATCAATTTCTATGAGTTTTAATTACAGATATATTATTGATTGTTTTCAATCTATAAACCAAGATAGTATAACTTTGAAATTCAATGGAACCAATAAACCTCTTATTATAAAAGGTGGTAGTGATCAAACATTTATATATTTAGTTATGCCTATGAATAGATAA
- the yidD gene encoding membrane protein insertion efficiency factor YidD — protein MHLKKQNKDRIINIIIDFYQKYISPDTGLPHKIGLINRPVCVFSPTCSEYTRIAIIKHGLVKGSFLGLKRILRCHPWQKKHFDPVP, from the coding sequence ATGCACTTAAAAAAGCAAAATAAAGATAGAATTATCAATATAATTATTGATTTTTATCAAAAATATATATCCCCCGACACTGGCTTACCTCATAAAATAGGCTTAATAAATAGACCTGTATGTGTTTTTAGCCCTACTTGCTCAGAATATACAAGAATAGCAATTATTAAACATGGTCTGGTAAAAGGCTCTTTTCTAGGCCTAAAACGTATACTACGTTGTCATCCTTGGCAAAAAAAACACTTTGATCCAGTTCCATAA